The following are encoded together in the Anabrus simplex isolate iqAnaSimp1 chromosome 5, ASM4041472v1, whole genome shotgun sequence genome:
- the LOC137501044 gene encoding uncharacterized protein, whose amino-acid sequence MRNKDSEKPKPVVFLDETWIFMNGSPTYSWNKPHKSGHDVQGVIRRPVSEGGRLVIVHAGTKDGFVPGADLIFATNLKRNQDYHGAMNSEKFQMWVKTQLIVGLRNIGPCVIVMDNAPYHCKLVEHQPTTKWRKDQLVSWLRRPAPRPFEPLSQVWRLES is encoded by the exons atgcgtaataaggacagtgagaaaccaaaacctgttgttttcttggatgagacttggatttttatgaatg ggtcacccacatactcctggaataaaccacacaaatctggacatgatgttcaaggagtaattcgtcgacctgtgtctgagggaggaagactggttattgttcatgctggaacgaaggatggctttgtacctg gtgctgatttgatatttgctacaaacttgaagagaaatcaggattaccatggtgctatgaacagtgagaaatttcagatgtgggtgaagacgcaattaatcgtaggattaagaaatataggaccctgtgttattgtaatggataatgcaccatatcactgtaagcttgttgagcatcaaccaacaacgaaatggaggaaggatcaattagtg tcatggttaagaaggccagcgcctcgaccgtttgagccactcagccaggtgtggaggctagagagctga